From a single Sander vitreus isolate 19-12246 chromosome 2, sanVit1, whole genome shotgun sequence genomic region:
- the stox2a gene encoding storkhead-box protein 2, which yields MEKFLQVAPHSLALVLSQRRREDEEDPPSSSSSSSSPSPPAALSVKLQHHTGYEVFANFKAVNMQHFWNKALTHALSEILFLGWIDEHVLLIQGKEVHLQVLRNGWTRRTLKPPQGFDIKCIGDVSPISMSPISQSQFIPLGEILCLAISAMNSAHKPVNQEALVEHLTASFPGVPTPSSEVLRHTLNMLVRERKIYPTPEGYFIVTPQTYFITPSLIRTNNKWYHLDDRLQERQPQQSQQQQQQQQQQQQQQQQQQQQQPQQCTSPQSGNVTPSTPGCLRERPPRKNHNDSYNSYREDSSRLHSSKSPKEHRGDSHQSKPPKDHNGGEPLPSTSAKEHRGEPPSYPYPPLPTLPTSPPVQQPPPQEPAADKSKSITSFPYKSDTLTKKKEGSSGEKQSKRFGLRLFRLSFKKDKMRHLATFSAQFPPEEWPLRDEEVPITPIPREVEMEIIRRINPDLTVENVARHTAVMKRLEEERTQKNKAVSSAQHSARSRRGRGHRRAPHGKSRSHSKPRTSRGDPSDGSNWDLLFMERDYRFFSHSLVRSPREAMYTVERRRSGGATYLVHSNPNITESYCPVTPEWDVSGELAKRRTEMPFPEPSRGTCQSRVQRSHSHNQDRKSRHERSDQAKERSRSMDNSLKGPSLGAPEDFEPTLEERSHYYTDDGTLRATQKSSHYSRIMFSAAKFHSDFNVPDLGKGSLDESRIRSTMERNKSRDSLPSYNELMGLSPKPSTDEYFQCNTSNETILTAPSPQAKSEYDTLTSSGGLRKGSPADRQTPHLTSPHTMEYKEDLSAAKGQNGSVRLTPSQTPEPVQNARLTPHQHNVDPGGGGGGMVIKRKEIFSKDTLFKPPHNALSTGYVDSSYTKSGTMRKASHAKSTEALDNPEPQQPSNSATSSASPAVLQGCLEPTVPSASFDYYNVSDDEEEEEAEEDSHKELATAEDNKEHGEVGGNGGGSGGGGEGTMQWLLEREKDHDLQRKLETNLTLLSPKETENSSSQKSAHSARLDSMDSSSVTVDSGFNSPRTRESLASNTSSIVESNRRQNPALSPGHIGTSSIGLPFSFRAIPEPPTTQPEKLQKSSNCLASITSV from the exons ATGGAGAAGTTCCTCCAAGTAGCTCCGCACTCTCTGGCTCTGGTGCTGTCTCAGCGTCGCAGAGAAGATGAAGAGGACCccccctcatcatcatcatcatcatcatcaccatcaccaccgGCCGCGCTCTCAGTAAAGTTACAGCATCACACCGGCTACGAGGTATTCGCGAATTTCAAAGCCGTGAACATGCAGCATTTCTGGAACAAGGCGCTGACACACGCGCTGTCTGAGATCCTCTTCCTCGGCTGGATAGATGAGCATGTGCTGCTGATTCAGGGGAAAGAAGTTCATCTCCAGGTCCTCAGGAACGGATGGACCAGACGGACCCTAAAACCACCACAGGGCTTTGACATCAAGTGCATAG GTGACGTGTCGCCGATCAGTATGTCACCTATCAGCCAGTCACAGTTCATCCCGCTGGGGGAAATCTTGTGCCTGGCCATCTCTGCTATGAACTCTGCCCACAAGCCTGTCAACCAGGAGGCTCTGGTGGAGCACCTCACTGCCAGCTTCCCAG GCGTGCCTACACCCAGCTCAGAGGTTCTGCGACATACCCTGAACATGCTGGTGCGAGAGAGGAAGATCTACCCAACTCCAGAGGGCTACTTCATTGTCACCCCCCAGACCTACTTTATCACTCCTTCCCTCATCAGAACCAACAACAAGTGGTATCACCTGGATGATCGGCTGCAAGAGCGCCAACCGCAACAgtcacagcaacaacaacaacaacaacaacaacaacaacaacaacaacagcagcagcagcagcagcaacctcAGCAATGCACTTCGCCTCAGTCTGGCAATGTAACACCATCCACACCTGGCTGCCTGAGAGAGAGGCCTCCTCGAAAGAATCACAATGACTCATACAACTCCTATCGCGAAGACTCATCCAGACTTCACAGTAGTAAGTCACCAAAGGAGCATAGGGGAGATTCTCATCAAAGTAAGCCCCCCAAGGATCACAATGGCGGGGAACCTCTACCAAGCACGTCAGCCAAGGAGCACCGAGGAGAACCGCCGTCATACCCTTATCCCCCTCTTCCCACTCTTCCTACTTCCCCTCCTGTCCAGCAACCGCCGCCTCAAGAGCCCGCTGCTGATAAGAGCAAAAGCATCACTTCTTTCCCTTATAAAAGTGACACTCTGaccaaaaagaaagaaggaagtagtGGTGAGAAACAATCCAAAAGGTTCGGTCTCAGGCTCTTCAGGCTGAGTTTCAAGAAGGACAAAATGAGGCATCTGGCCACCTTCTCAGCCCAGTTCCCCCCAGAGGAGTGGCCTCTTCGTGACGAGGAAGTGCCAATCACGCCCATTCCCCGCGAGGTGGAGATGGAGATAATCCGTCGAATCAACCCTGACCTAACAGTGGAGAATGTGGCAAGGCACACGGCTGTGATGAAGAGGCTGGAGGAGGAGCGTACACAGAAGAACAAGGCGGTATCTTCAGCCCAGCACAGTGCACGCAGCAGGAGGGGGAGGGGCCACAGGAGGGCCCCACATGGTAAGTCCCGCTCACATAGCAAGCCCCGAACCTCCAGGGGAgacccatctgatggttcaaacTGGGACCTTTTGTTCATGGAAAGGGATTACCGCTTCTTTAGCCACTCGTTAGTTCGATCACCTCGGGAGGCCATGTACACCGTGGAGCGCAGGCGAAGTGGAGGCGCAACATATCTGGTCCATAGCAACCCCAACATTACTGAATCGTACTGCCCTGTAACCCCTGAGTGGGACGTGTCTGGGGAGCTAGCGAAGAGACGGACGGAGATGCCCTTCCCAGAGCCGTCTCGCGGGACGTGCCAGTCCAGAGTGCAAAGAAGTCACAGTCATAATCAGGACAGGAAGTCGCGTCACGAGAGGTCAGATCAAGCCAAGGAACGCTCTCGGTCCATGGACAACTCCCTCAAGGGCCCGTCACTGGGGGCGCCAGAAGACTTTGAACCCACTCTTGAGGAGCGTAGTCATTACTACACTGATGACGGCACCCTGCGCGCCACACAGAAGTCCTCCCACTACTCAAGGATCATGTTCTCTGCTGCTAAATTCCACTCTGATTTTAATGTGCCTGATTTGGGGAAAGGGAGTTTGGACGAGTCAAGGATCCGGAGTACAATGGAGAGGAACAAAAGCAGAGACAGCTTGCCATCGTACAATGAGCTAATGGGACTTTCTCCTAAGCCCTCGACAGATGAGTACTTCCAGTGCAATACGTCAAATGAAACAATCCTAACTGCCCCTTCGCCTCAGGCAAAATCAGAATATGACACATTAACCTCATCAGGGGGACTCCGAAAGGGCTCTCCGGCTGACCGCCAAACGCCTCACCTCACCTCTCCTCACACGATGGAGTACAAAGAGGACTTGTCGGCAGCAAAGGGACAGAATGGCTCAGTGCGACTGACGCCAAGCCAGACGCCAGAGCCGGTGCAAAATGCCCGTTTGACGCCACACCAACACAATGTAGATCCCGGAGGGGGAGGGGGCGGTATGGTGATCAAGAGGAAAGAGATCTTCAGCAAGGACACTTTGTTCAAACCTCCACACAATGCCTTGTCCACAGGCTACGTGGACAGCAGCTACACCAAGTCCGGCACAATGCGGAAAGCCTCACATGCCAAATCAACAGAGGCCCTAGACAATCCTGAGCCCCAGCAGCCTTCCAATTCAGCCACTTCCTCAGCGTCACCGGCAGTTTTACAGGGCTGCTTAGAGCCAACAGTCCCCTCCGCCTCTTTTGACTATTATAATGTATCagatgatgaggaagaggaagaggcagaggaggaCTCGCACAAAGAGTTGGCGACGGCAGAGGACAACAAAGAACACGGGGAAGTGGGTGGTAACGGTGGAggcagtggtggtggtggggaggGAACCATGCAGTGGCTACTGGAGCGGGAGAAGGATCATGATCTGCAGCGGAAACTGGAGACCAATCTGACCTTACTTAGCCCCAAGGAGACGGAGAACAGCAGCAGCCAGAAGTCGGCCCACTCTGCCCGTTTGGACAGCATGGACAGCAGCAGTGTCACGGTGGACAGTGGATTCAACTCCCCCAG GACGCGTGAAAGCCTTGCATCCAACACATCCAGCATAGTGGAAAGCAATAGACGGCAGAATCCAGCGCTGAGCCCCGGCCACATCGGCACCAGTAGTATCGGACTGCCATTCAGCTTTCGCGCCATCCCAGAACCCCCCACCACACAGCCTGAGAAACTCCAGAAGTCATCGAACTGCCTGGCCTCCATCACCAGCGTCTGA
- the casp3a gene encoding caspase-3a, whose amino-acid sequence MSLNATGEDSTDAKSASGQQSESSLSASAPMDVDAKPCGHSFRYSLNFPSIGQCIIINNKNFDRRTGMNQRNGTDVDAANAMKVFGKLGYKVKVYNDQSVEQMNQVLTSVSKEDHSCYASFICVLLSHGDEGVFFGTDGSVELKSLTSLFRGDRCKSLVGKPKLFFIQACRGTDLDPGIEADSAEDGIKIPVEADFLYAFSTAPGYYSWRNTMTGSWFMQSLCDMISKYGKEVELQHIMTRVNHKVAVEFESVSNSPGFHAKKQIPCIVSMLTKEMYFSP is encoded by the exons ATGTCGCTAAACGCAACCGGAGAAGACTCCACAGACGCAAAGAGTGCCAGTGGACAACA GTCAGAGTCGTCTTTGTCCGCTTCTGCCCCAATGGACGTGGACGCCAAGCCCTGCGGCCACAGCTTCAGATACAGTCTGAATTTCCCCAGCATCGGCCAgtgcatcatcatcaacaacaagAACTTCGACAGAAGAACAG gcaTGAATCAACGTAATGGTACAGATGTAGATGCAGCCAACGCGATGAAAGTGTTTGGGAAGTTGGGTTATAAAGTGAAGGTTTACAACGACCAGTCAGTCGAGCAGATGAATCAGGTTTTAACTTCTG tGTCAAAGGAAGATCACAGCTGCTACGCCTCATTCATCTGTGTCCTGTTGAGTCATGGAGATGAGGGCGTGTTCTTTGGTACGGATGGATCAGTAGAGCTTAAGAGTCTGACATCACTTTTTCGAGGTGATCGCTGCAAATCCCTGGTGGGAAAGCCCAAACTCTTCTTCATTCAG GCTTGCAGAGGCACTGATCTGGATCCAGGCATTGAAGCAGACAGTGCAGAAGATGGCATTAAGATCCCTGTGGAAGCTGACTTCCTCTATGCCTTCTCCACAGCCCCAG GCTACTACTCATGGAGGAACACTATGACCGGGTCCTGGTTCATGCAGTCTCTCTGTGACATGATCAGCAAATATGGAAAAGAAGTGGAGCTCCAGCACATCATGACACGAGTGAACCACAAGGTGGCAGTAGAGTTTGAGTCTGTCTCCAATTCACCAGGCTTTCATGCAAAGAAACAAATTCCTTGCATTGTATCAATGCTGACCAAAGAGATGTATTTTTCTCCTTGA